The nucleotide sequence CGGTCACCTTCGTGGTCTGGTCCGCGCTCGGCGACGTCGACGAGGCGGTGGTGCGTACCGTCACGGTGCTGGTGATCGCCTGCCCGCACGCGCTCGGCCTGGCGATCCCGCTGGTCATCGCCCTCTCCACCGCCGTCGCCGCCAAGGCCGGAATCCTGGTCAAGGACCGCCTGGCGCTGGAGCGGATGCGCACCGTGGACACCGTGCTGTTCGACAAGACCGGCACCCTCACCCGGGGTGCGCACACCGTCACCGCCGTCGCCGCCGACCCGGAACAGCGTGCCGGCGGCCCGCAGCACCGTGCCGCCGACCCGGAACACCGTGCCGATGGCCGGGGCGGACCGGCCGACGCCGAGGACGAGGTACTCCGGCTCGCCGGTGCCGTCGAGGCGGAGAGCGAGCATCCGCTCGCCCGGGCCATCGTCGCGGCTGCCGCCGGCCGCGGCGGCGCGGCGACCGCCACCGGTTTCCGGTCGCTCACCGGCCGGGGCGTACGGGCCACCGTCGACGGGCGGGACCTCGCCGTCGGCGGGCCGGCGCTGCTGCGCGAGCTGTCCGCCCGGCCCGGCGCCGACCTCGACCGGATCACCGGGGACTGGTCCGCGCGCGGCGCAGCCGTCCTCTATCTGGTACGCCTCGACGACGCCGGACCGCGCGTGCTCGGCGCGCTGGCCCTGGAGGACGAGGTACGCCCCGAGGCCGCCGAGGCACTCACCGAGTTGCGGGCCGAGGGGGTACGCCGGATCGCCATGATCACCGGCGATGCCCGGCCGGTCGCCGAGACCGTCGCCGCGAAGCTCGGTTTCCGGCCGGGGGTGGACGAGGTCTTCGCCGAGGTGCTTCCGGCCGACAAGGACGACAAGGTGACCGACCTCCAGCACCGGGGTGCCACGGTGGCGATGGTCGGTGACGGGGTCAACGACGCTCCGGCACTGGCCCGGGCCAACGTCGGGATCGCGATCGGGGCCGGCACGGACGTGGCGATCGAGTCCGCCGGGGTGGTACTCGCCTCCTCCGACCCGCGCGGGGTCACCGGCGTCATCCGGCTGTCCCGGGCCTCGTACCGGAAGATGTTGCAGAACCTGGCCTGGGCCGCCGGTTACAACGTGGTGGCGCTGCCGCTCGCCGCCGGGGTGCTCGCCTGGGCCGGGGTCGCGTTGAGCCCGGCGGTCGGCGCGGTACTCATGTCCGGCTCGACCATCGTGGTGGCGCTGAACGCCCAACTCCTCCGCCGGGTGCGGCTGGCCCCACAGGAACGCTGAGTCCGCCGCCGGTGCGGCTGGCCCCGCAGGGCGCTGGGCTCGCCGCCGGGTGTCCGCACGACGGCTGGTTCAACAGGGGTGGCTGGCTTGCGGCGGCAGCAGCAGCAGCGGCCGGCTGACGACGGCCGGCGGGCGGCGGACGGTTGGCGCAGCAGTCCGGCTCCCCCGGCCCGGGTCAGCCAGTCCTGGACGCGGGCCCGTCAGGCCCAGGCGCGCTCGAAGGCGATGCGTGCCTCCAGCTCCAGCAG is from Micromonospora sp. WMMD1102 and encodes:
- a CDS encoding heavy metal translocating P-type ATPase, whose amino-acid sequence is MQHDHQQHGQHEHGEPGGHGGPGGHGGPGGHDKHAGHDPEVFRRKFWLSLALTVPIVATSQMVMDWFGYSLDFPGMSLVGPVLGSVVFLYGGWPFLVGGVHELRGRTPGMMLLISMAITVAYVASLATSLGAFDLDFWWELAALVTIMLLGHWQEMKAIGQARGALAALAALLPDEAERVDGEGGVHLVSLTELRIGDVVLVRPGARVPADGQVVAGTAELDESMVTGESRPVSRTAGDRVVAGTVATDSAIRVRIEAVGDDTALAGIQRLVSQAQQSSGRAQLLADRFAAWLFYVATATAAVTFVVWSALGDVDEAVVRTVTVLVIACPHALGLAIPLVIALSTAVAAKAGILVKDRLALERMRTVDTVLFDKTGTLTRGAHTVTAVAADPEQRAGGPQHRAADPEHRADGRGGPADAEDEVLRLAGAVEAESEHPLARAIVAAAAGRGGAATATGFRSLTGRGVRATVDGRDLAVGGPALLRELSARPGADLDRITGDWSARGAAVLYLVRLDDAGPRVLGALALEDEVRPEAAEALTELRAEGVRRIAMITGDARPVAETVAAKLGFRPGVDEVFAEVLPADKDDKVTDLQHRGATVAMVGDGVNDAPALARANVGIAIGAGTDVAIESAGVVLASSDPRGVTGVIRLSRASYRKMLQNLAWAAGYNVVALPLAAGVLAWAGVALSPAVGAVLMSGSTIVVALNAQLLRRVRLAPQER